One stretch of Chitinophaga pendula DNA includes these proteins:
- a CDS encoding NAD-dependent epimerase/dehydratase family protein has product MNIVLTGGSGFVGSALLRQAANHGGISMKVLVRQPLTISYPFVEEVKGDLFHIPSHLWFDEPYVLVHYATKQVDKDGSGFEYNNVRGTRQLLASMQGNCIGAIYGSSMSVYGDGIQYMVKDSCPLRPETPLAKSRAAAEQLIHEAMKEKARHSFTLRPRFIIGEGDRYTMKVMMQLANNGIQINHGKQRFNLIDVEDYARIILSLCGHIKSGNVELQQRPLHIGYQQPISYNEWMRTIAIVTQCDWPRKRWYAPAALIRLLHYFPFGRIPQFVTKAGLLGLEHSADTKPLYDLASAVIRKTAITAVHDACRAIYTLKKEYNETHNQYQ; this is encoded by the coding sequence ATGAATATCGTATTAACAGGCGGAAGCGGATTTGTCGGTAGTGCATTACTCAGACAGGCAGCAAACCATGGCGGAATAAGCATGAAGGTATTGGTCCGTCAACCACTGACTATATCTTATCCTTTTGTAGAAGAAGTAAAAGGAGATCTTTTTCATATACCATCCCATTTATGGTTCGACGAACCCTATGTGCTGGTGCATTATGCAACCAAGCAGGTGGATAAGGATGGAAGCGGATTTGAATATAATAATGTACGTGGTACCAGACAACTGTTGGCCAGCATGCAGGGCAACTGTATCGGAGCTATCTACGGCAGCTCCATGTCCGTATATGGCGATGGCATACAGTATATGGTCAAAGATAGCTGCCCATTGCGTCCCGAAACCCCATTGGCAAAAAGCCGGGCTGCGGCAGAACAACTTATTCACGAAGCAATGAAAGAAAAAGCGCGCCATAGCTTCACCCTTCGTCCTAGGTTTATTATAGGTGAAGGAGATCGGTATACAATGAAGGTAATGATGCAGCTGGCGAATAATGGCATTCAGATTAACCATGGAAAACAACGGTTTAACCTGATAGATGTTGAGGACTATGCCCGTATTATTTTGTCACTGTGCGGGCATATAAAAAGCGGAAATGTAGAATTGCAACAACGGCCTTTACATATCGGTTATCAGCAACCGATCAGCTATAACGAATGGATGCGAACTATCGCTATAGTTACACAGTGTGATTGGCCCCGTAAACGTTGGTATGCACCGGCCGCACTGATCCGTTTATTACATTATTTCCCATTCGGCCGTATTCCACAATTTGTTACCAAAGCGGGTTTACTAGGATTGGAACATTCAGCGGATACAAAACCATTGTATGACCTCGCAAGTGCTGTTATCAGGAAGACCGCAATTACTGCAGTACACGATGCCTGTCGTGCAATTTATACCCTAAAAAAAGAATATAATGAAACACATAATCAGTATCAATGA
- a CDS encoding PEP/pyruvate-binding domain-containing protein, with protein MKHIISINDLPTNAETGSKFSRQAVMAKRDIQVPPFFCISKAVYTACTAAIRSSIRYITDRIDFRQQASIISASEAIGLLFDELTIPEKEAQQIYEAFDRMHGKDAMVSVRASTVSDRAGQSEDSATNAFAGMSSSFLYVKREHLLDKVKLCWVSGFSTESLIYRHAQSFDVMDFAVAVGVQRMIFGQRSFVMFSCHPETAAKDVLIAGAHGIGEGVVQEAVPIDHYHIRQMDQVITSHVVNKTEQLTFDAEQGYGVKRIPVPFAFREQPVFSDEVLLELATLARRIEGIFAAPQDIEGTIDEQGQIWILQSRPIVFNYDRQLIWTNANVTESFPGVTTALTYSFSKYFYRVIFFDAYLRIGVPYKRIHDNFEMLDRMIGFLKGRVYYCLTHFYLLHRQTPMFPLLAKDWEKMMGFSASYHTRGDGLSAWGRKIKTKLTYYIVLFRNLLQVVNHQRNMLKFHHWWEKLISPLRGKDFRLTDPLEQAQLFHRVWKEVGEQWGITLMNDTYLPILNGIVNRAFDKAGLTTRYPGLLSELLCGGGRLRSVDIMLSAVALGEYIRNNKALAAHFNAVQDAHTLWGEIEREELDGEFCRRFKHHLHYNGDRGLQELKVEQPSLRDTPWELVKIVKQYAVQQVSEATVRATEQQTRDQAVAVLKNALKGKPVRYHYLLLITGWLRGLIRNRENSRYCRSELFGFSKNIFNALGHYFVKEGILRSADDVYHLAKDEIFGYIDGTGYTEDLQSLADIRRKEFTANTQCQTPEQITTMGPVRQNSLAKEVREQQGGSNELKGLPSAAGRVTGIARVITHPTTVEQIHQHEILIARETDPGWLFLMMSARGIIAEKGSMLSHTAITGRKFNIPTIVSVKEVTTRIQDGALIEMDGATGIIRILREKAIQEDYDTLKTGQRSAVILQEEATV; from the coding sequence ATGAAACACATAATCAGTATCAATGATCTGCCAACGAATGCAGAAACCGGTAGTAAATTCTCCAGGCAGGCAGTAATGGCAAAACGCGACATTCAGGTGCCTCCCTTTTTCTGCATCAGTAAAGCAGTGTATACAGCCTGTACAGCAGCTATACGTAGCTCGATCCGGTATATTACAGATCGTATCGACTTCCGGCAACAGGCATCCATTATATCGGCATCCGAAGCGATAGGTCTGCTATTTGACGAACTGACCATACCTGAAAAGGAAGCACAGCAGATATACGAAGCCTTTGACCGTATGCATGGAAAGGACGCAATGGTATCTGTACGTGCCTCTACAGTAAGCGACCGTGCCGGCCAAAGCGAGGACTCAGCTACCAACGCATTTGCAGGAATGAGTAGCTCCTTCCTCTATGTAAAACGCGAACATTTGCTAGATAAGGTTAAACTGTGCTGGGTATCAGGATTTTCAACAGAATCATTGATCTACAGGCATGCCCAGAGCTTCGACGTAATGGACTTTGCAGTGGCAGTAGGTGTACAACGTATGATCTTCGGACAACGCTCCTTCGTAATGTTTAGCTGCCATCCGGAGACAGCTGCCAAAGATGTGCTGATAGCCGGCGCTCATGGTATAGGAGAGGGTGTAGTACAAGAAGCTGTACCGATAGATCATTACCATATAAGACAAATGGACCAGGTGATCACTTCGCATGTCGTAAATAAAACAGAACAGCTAACCTTTGACGCGGAACAAGGATATGGTGTGAAGAGAATACCTGTACCGTTCGCATTTCGTGAGCAGCCGGTATTTTCAGATGAGGTTCTGTTGGAATTAGCAACGCTTGCCCGCCGGATAGAAGGCATTTTTGCTGCACCGCAGGACATAGAAGGTACCATAGATGAACAAGGGCAGATATGGATATTGCAATCCCGGCCGATCGTATTTAACTACGACCGCCAACTGATCTGGACGAACGCCAATGTCACAGAAAGTTTTCCTGGCGTAACAACAGCATTGACCTACAGTTTTTCAAAATACTTTTACCGGGTCATATTTTTTGATGCCTATTTGCGTATAGGCGTACCATACAAGCGTATACACGACAATTTTGAAATGCTGGATAGAATGATAGGATTTCTAAAGGGCCGCGTGTATTATTGTTTAACACATTTTTACTTGCTGCACCGGCAAACTCCTATGTTCCCGCTATTGGCCAAAGACTGGGAAAAGATGATGGGATTCAGTGCATCTTACCATACACGTGGAGATGGGCTATCTGCATGGGGCCGTAAGATAAAAACAAAGCTAACCTACTATATTGTGCTGTTCCGCAATCTGCTGCAGGTCGTTAATCACCAGCGGAATATGCTTAAGTTCCACCATTGGTGGGAAAAGTTGATCAGTCCCTTGAGAGGAAAAGATTTCCGGCTAACCGATCCGCTGGAGCAAGCACAATTGTTCCATCGTGTCTGGAAAGAGGTAGGGGAGCAATGGGGAATCACCCTGATGAATGATACCTACCTGCCTATTCTTAATGGAATAGTTAACCGGGCTTTTGATAAGGCCGGGTTGACCACTCGCTATCCTGGCTTACTAAGCGAATTACTATGTGGGGGTGGCCGCCTTCGTAGCGTTGATATCATGCTTTCTGCGGTGGCACTGGGAGAGTATATACGAAATAATAAAGCGCTGGCCGCTCATTTCAACGCTGTACAGGATGCACATACCCTTTGGGGAGAGATCGAGCGGGAAGAACTGGATGGAGAATTCTGTCGTCGTTTTAAACACCATTTGCATTATAACGGAGATCGTGGCCTGCAGGAGTTAAAAGTAGAACAACCATCGCTGCGGGATACACCCTGGGAGCTAGTGAAGATCGTGAAACAATATGCGGTACAACAGGTATCAGAGGCGACTGTCCGGGCCACCGAACAGCAGACCCGCGACCAGGCGGTAGCGGTATTAAAAAACGCTTTGAAAGGTAAACCCGTCCGTTATCACTACTTATTGCTGATTACAGGATGGTTGCGGGGACTAATCAGGAATAGAGAAAATTCCAGGTATTGCCGCTCGGAACTGTTCGGCTTCAGCAAAAATATCTTCAACGCCTTGGGCCATTATTTTGTAAAGGAGGGTATCCTGCGTAGTGCTGACGATGTGTATCACCTGGCAAAAGATGAGATATTCGGCTATATTGATGGCACCGGTTATACGGAAGACTTGCAATCGCTGGCGGATATACGCAGAAAGGAATTTACGGCTAATACACAGTGTCAGACACCGGAACAGATCACCACGATGGGACCTGTACGCCAGAACAGTCTCGCGAAAGAAGTCAGAGAACAACAAGGTGGCAGTAATGAACTCAAAGGACTACCCTCCGCTGCAGGCCGGGTCACGGGGATCGCCAGGGTAATAACACACCCTACCACGGTAGAACAGATACATCAGCATGAAATATTGATTGCAAGAGAAACCGATCCTGGTTGGCTATTCCTGATGATGTCGGCTAGGGGAATCATCGCCGAAAAGGGCTCTATGCTCTCTCATACCGCTATTACTGGGCGGAAATTTAATATTCCTACCATCGTATCCGTAAAAGAAGTGACCACCCGTATCCAGGACGGAGCATTGATAGAGATGGATGGCGCCACCGGCATTATCCGGATACTAAGGGAAAAAGCCATACAAGAAGACTATGATACACTGAAAACCGGACAACGGAGCGCTGTTATATTGCAGGAAGAAGCAACAGTTTAA
- a CDS encoding YdeI/OmpD-associated family protein: MIRFSTKIVNDHSNFGWNYINIPAEIAQQLNPGNRRAFRASGHIDRHPVHCITLLPLGNGDFMIPLNNAIRKGTGRKSLGATLQLSLTLDAEPVAVYSAELMQCLDDEPEALRFFESLSWSNRNFFGKWIEEAKTAPTKANRIAQTIEALSRKQNFNQMVVARHERRRRDQ, encoded by the coding sequence ATGATCCGATTCAGTACCAAAATAGTCAATGATCACTCCAATTTCGGCTGGAATTATATTAACATTCCTGCCGAAATTGCTCAACAGCTTAACCCTGGTAATAGGCGCGCATTTCGCGCCAGCGGCCATATAGATAGACATCCGGTTCACTGTATCACCTTGCTACCTTTGGGAAACGGAGATTTTATGATCCCTTTAAACAATGCGATCCGTAAAGGCACCGGCAGAAAGTCTTTAGGCGCTACCCTGCAACTATCCTTAACTTTAGATGCTGAACCGGTCGCCGTTTATTCCGCAGAATTAATGCAATGCCTGGATGATGAGCCGGAGGCACTACGCTTTTTTGAATCCTTATCCTGGTCGAACCGTAACTTTTTTGGTAAATGGATAGAAGAGGCTAAAACAGCGCCTACCAAAGCAAATCGCATCGCCCAGACAATAGAAGCATTATCAAGAAAACAGAATTTCAACCAAATGGTGGTAGCCAGGCATGAACGGCGCCGGCGTGATCAGTAG
- a CDS encoding nitrilase family protein, with translation MDNIRIATAQFENRSGDKQYNLSVIADLTARAAAQGANIIAFHECSVTGYTFARHLSRQQLSDLAEYIPEGDSIRQLTAIAATYNMTILAGLFEKDSEERLYKAYIAVDKGGLVAKYRKLHPFINPHLTPGDAYVVFDLYGWKCGILICYDNNIIENVRATALLGADIIFMPHVTMCTPSTRPGAGFVDPALWYNRENDPTSLRQEFEGLKGRAWLMKWLPARAYDNAIYAVFSNPIGMDDDQLKNGCSMILDPFGDIVAECRLLDNDIAIATITADKLIKAGGFRYRKARRPALYRDIIGQPNVAEQNVAWLHSVK, from the coding sequence ATGGACAATATCAGGATTGCAACGGCCCAATTTGAAAACCGCAGTGGCGACAAACAGTACAACCTGTCTGTCATTGCTGATCTGACTGCTCGAGCTGCAGCTCAAGGGGCAAATATAATAGCCTTTCATGAATGTTCGGTAACGGGGTATACGTTTGCCAGGCATTTATCCAGACAGCAGCTATCCGACCTGGCAGAATACATTCCGGAGGGTGACAGTATCAGGCAGTTAACAGCTATTGCAGCTACCTATAATATGACGATCCTGGCCGGGCTTTTTGAAAAAGACAGTGAGGAACGGCTTTATAAAGCCTACATCGCAGTGGACAAAGGTGGGTTAGTCGCTAAGTACCGTAAGCTGCATCCTTTTATTAATCCACATCTTACACCTGGAGATGCCTACGTTGTTTTTGATTTATATGGCTGGAAATGTGGTATCCTGATCTGTTACGATAATAATATCATTGAAAATGTCAGAGCCACTGCCCTTCTTGGCGCAGATATCATTTTCATGCCACATGTAACCATGTGTACGCCCTCAACCAGGCCGGGAGCCGGCTTTGTAGATCCTGCATTATGGTATAACCGGGAGAATGATCCCACTTCACTCCGGCAGGAATTTGAGGGTCTTAAAGGCAGGGCTTGGTTGATGAAATGGTTGCCGGCACGTGCATATGACAATGCTATCTATGCTGTCTTTTCCAATCCTATCGGTATGGATGATGATCAGCTCAAAAATGGTTGCTCGATGATACTGGATCCATTCGGGGATATTGTAGCGGAATGCAGATTGCTGGATAATGACATTGCTATTGCTACTATTACGGCCGATAAACTTATCAAAGCAGGAGGTTTCCGTTACAGAAAAGCCAGAAGACCAGCATTATACCGTGATATAATTGGCCAGCCGAATGTTGCCGAGCAAAATGTAGCCTGGTTACATTCAGTAAAATAG
- a CDS encoding helix-turn-helix transcriptional regulator, with product MQLLPSPDLAHVVKHFLLLESGHSHARHCFFPDGNTGMAFHFGVPFDQEISDNATITQPTSFLYGQVNQFRHLTANGGIGLLIVVFQPYGVHSLLRMPAYELSGKWVDTRDIWGQDATVLEEKVLTATTAYQKIAFIEDFLRYKLTGDIGQEHMIQRGITTIYAHHGHIAVEELSQQLGINKRSLERLFREKVGITPKHFTNIIRLQHSLRLLRNRSAKENITGIAYECGYFDQSHFIREFRSMVGITPRQYLFNTLPLAVNFVQLQAGCA from the coding sequence ATGCAACTATTGCCATCTCCTGATCTGGCCCATGTGGTCAAACATTTTCTGCTGCTGGAGAGCGGGCACAGTCATGCCCGGCATTGTTTTTTCCCTGACGGGAATACGGGAATGGCCTTCCATTTCGGCGTTCCTTTTGACCAGGAAATTTCGGACAACGCAACTATTACCCAACCAACAAGTTTCCTGTATGGTCAGGTCAATCAATTCAGACACCTTACTGCCAACGGCGGTATAGGGCTGCTTATTGTTGTTTTCCAGCCCTATGGCGTGCATTCACTATTACGAATGCCTGCTTATGAGTTGTCAGGTAAATGGGTGGATACACGTGATATCTGGGGGCAGGACGCCACCGTACTGGAGGAGAAGGTACTGACAGCTACAACTGCTTATCAAAAGATCGCATTTATAGAGGATTTTCTACGCTATAAACTTACCGGCGATATCGGACAAGAACATATGATCCAACGAGGGATCACCACTATATATGCTCACCATGGGCATATAGCCGTAGAAGAGCTAAGTCAACAGTTGGGTATCAATAAGCGATCCCTGGAGAGATTATTCAGAGAGAAAGTGGGTATTACCCCCAAACACTTTACCAATATTATTCGCCTGCAGCATTCCCTCCGTTTATTACGTAACAGATCTGCAAAAGAGAATATTACCGGCATTGCATATGAATGTGGTTACTTTGATCAATCACATTTCATCCGGGAGTTCAGGAGCATGGTCGGTATTACTCCCCGGCAATATCTTTTTAATACGCTGCCGCTGGCCGTCAACTTCGTACAATTACAAGCAGGTTGCGCATAG
- a CDS encoding amidohydrolase family protein, whose amino-acid sequence MKTYLLLAGVLVTLPVIAQNQKALSTSDATYITHVNLVNVHTGRTDQDQTIVITDQRISAVGPAGKIKPPANAKVIDATGQYAMPGMTDAHIHFFQSGGLYTRPDALNLNAFTPYQEDQQWIKAHLDNTLARYLATGITQVIDVGGPLSNFSIRARTDTMVAAPTTWVTGPLVSTYLPPNLDEKDPPIIKVNTPDEARELVRKQLPFKPDFIKIWYVVRTGQQPEDMLPLITAAIAESHANGLKVAVHATTYVTAKLAVTAGADILVHSVDDQPLDNDLLQLLKDKKVLYIPTLIVMQNYHRVFTQQFNFSAHEFTYADPFMLGSLMDLQHLDSTRITLNYKKVRNKFIVPSKSDSIMLSNLKRVQDAGILIAAGTDAGNIGTHHAASFLPELLAMRQAGLSNREVIRAATINAAKGFGKDKNYGSIEKGKIADILLLPKDPADDLSVLGNITSVIHRGRFFQPTSLIPVTPEILAQQQLNAYNAHDVEAFLAPYSDSVEIYNQTTQKLLMKGKEEMRKGYDQFFKRNPQVHCQVINRIVVGNTVVDQERLTGISQVVNAGAIYIIENKKIRKVYFF is encoded by the coding sequence ATGAAAACTTATCTGCTGCTGGCAGGAGTACTGGTCACCCTACCCGTTATTGCCCAAAACCAAAAGGCATTGTCAACATCTGATGCCACTTACATCACACACGTCAACCTGGTGAATGTCCATACCGGTCGCACTGACCAGGATCAGACCATCGTTATTACAGACCAGCGCATTTCTGCGGTTGGCCCTGCGGGCAAGATAAAGCCTCCGGCAAACGCAAAGGTCATCGACGCTACCGGACAATATGCAATGCCGGGTATGACGGATGCCCATATTCATTTTTTTCAGAGTGGCGGTCTTTATACCCGTCCTGATGCCCTCAACCTAAATGCCTTTACACCTTACCAGGAAGATCAGCAATGGATAAAAGCACACCTAGACAATACCCTTGCCCGCTACCTGGCTACCGGTATCACACAAGTGATCGACGTAGGCGGACCATTGAGTAATTTTAGTATCCGTGCTCGTACCGACACCATGGTTGCGGCACCTACTACATGGGTTACCGGCCCGTTAGTATCCACCTATCTGCCGCCTAACCTTGATGAAAAAGACCCTCCTATCATCAAGGTCAACACACCGGATGAAGCCCGGGAACTAGTCAGAAAACAATTACCTTTCAAACCTGATTTCATTAAAATATGGTATGTCGTGCGCACCGGCCAGCAACCGGAAGACATGCTACCTCTTATTACCGCGGCAATAGCAGAAAGCCATGCCAACGGCCTTAAAGTAGCCGTACATGCTACTACCTATGTAACTGCCAAGCTAGCTGTAACAGCCGGCGCCGATATATTGGTGCATAGTGTAGACGACCAGCCCCTGGACAACGATCTGTTACAATTACTAAAGGACAAAAAAGTGTTATATATTCCTACACTTATTGTGATGCAGAACTACCATCGCGTCTTCACGCAACAGTTCAATTTCAGTGCCCATGAATTTACCTATGCAGACCCTTTTATGCTGGGTTCATTAATGGATTTGCAGCATCTTGATTCTACCCGTATAACGCTTAACTATAAAAAGGTACGCAACAAATTCATTGTTCCATCTAAGTCAGACAGTATCATGCTGTCCAATCTTAAAAGAGTGCAGGATGCTGGTATACTCATCGCAGCCGGAACAGATGCCGGCAATATTGGGACACATCATGCGGCTTCTTTCCTTCCCGAATTACTGGCTATGCGTCAAGCAGGCCTGTCCAACCGGGAAGTGATCCGGGCAGCTACCATTAACGCAGCAAAAGGATTCGGAAAGGACAAAAACTATGGCAGCATCGAAAAAGGGAAAATAGCGGACATACTACTACTGCCCAAAGATCCGGCAGATGATCTTTCTGTATTGGGAAATATCACCAGCGTTATTCACAGAGGCCGCTTTTTCCAGCCCACCAGCCTGATCCCGGTGACACCGGAGATATTAGCCCAACAGCAACTGAATGCTTATAATGCACACGATGTGGAAGCATTTCTTGCACCTTATAGCGACAGTGTAGAAATATATAACCAGACTACGCAAAAACTTTTGATGAAGGGGAAAGAGGAGATGCGGAAAGGATATGATCAATTTTTCAAACGCAATCCACAGGTACATTGCCAGGTGATAAACCGCATTGTGGTTGGCAATACCGTAGTGGATCAGGAAAGGCTGACGGGTATTAGCCAGGTGGTTAATGCCGGCGCCATCTACATTATCGAGAACAAAAAGATCAGAAAAGTATACTTTTTCTGA